The following nucleotide sequence is from Thermoanaerobaculum aquaticum.
ACCTGGTGAACCACTGCGTCAACGACATCCTGGTGCAGGGGGCGCGGCCCCTGTTTTTCCTGGACTACCTCGCTACCGGCAAGCTCCAGCCGCACGTGGTGGTGGAGCTGGTCTCCGGCATGGCCCGGGCCTGTCAGGTCCATGGGTGTGCTTTGCTGGGCGGGGAAACCGCAGAAATGCCGGGGTTTTATGGGCCCGGCGAGTACGACCTGGCGGGGTTCATCGTGGGTTTGGCTTTTCGGGACCGGCTTTTGGATCGGAACCGGGTGGCCGCAGGGGACAGCCTGGTGGCGCTCCCTTCTTCCGGGCTGCACACCAACGGCTACTCCCTGGCTCGCAAGGTGTTTTTTGAGACGCTCAAGCTTACGGTGGACAGCTACGTCCCGGAGCTTGCCTGCACGGTGGGCGAGGAGCTCCTGAGGGTGCACCGGTCTTACTTTGCTGCGGTGTGGCCGCTGGTGGAGGCAGGGCTTGTTAAATCGGCAGCGCATATCACCGGCGGTGGTATTCCCGATAACCTGCCCCGGGCTTTGCCCCCGCATTTGGGAGCGGAAATTGACCTTAAAAGCTTCGACGA
It contains:
- the purM gene encoding phosphoribosylformylglycinamidine cyclo-ligase — translated: MENGLTYKNAGVDIDAQDQALARIKELARATFTPGVLSEIGSFGGLFTLQPENPEAPVLVASADGVGTKLKVAQMAGKHHTVGEDLVNHCVNDILVQGARPLFFLDYLATGKLQPHVVVELVSGMARACQVHGCALLGGETAEMPGFYGPGEYDLAGFIVGLAFRDRLLDRNRVAAGDSLVALPSSGLHTNGYSLARKVFFETLKLTVDSYVPELACTVGEELLRVHRSYFAAVWPLVEAGLVKSAAHITGGGIPDNLPRALPPHLGAEIDLKSFDEPAVFRLIRQAGKVPEEDMRRTFNLGVGMILVVGEQHVGQVLSRLVLHGPGWIIGRVVEGAGVRFVGERVG